ATCTGAGCTCTTGGTTTCATTACGGAGAGACAAATGTTTGTATTTACTGTCCATTCTTAAAATCACCATTTTGGGAAATACTGATATTGGCATGGGTTTTATGGAGAGACtgaaggaggaaagcaaataaCGGAAGGAagtctttcttattttctgttgacAAGAGACttattgttttaaattcagTGACCAAAACCTTATTGTTTCTAGATACTATGCAGGCTGGTCAGATAAATTCCATGGCAAAACCATCCCGTTAGATGGAGACTTCTTCTGTTACACAAGACATGAGCCAGTGGGAGTTTGTGGACAGATCATCCCAGTGAGTAAAATGTATCAGTAGTTCCTGAAGCATTTCAAGGATTCAGTGTTGACATGAAGAATTGCTTAAAATGCAAGTTACCATCTGTTCCTAACCACTGCTTCCTCCAGTGGTGAAGGAAGTTAGGCTTGCGCCAGCTGGGAGGGCTCTTACTTTGCACTCTCAACTACCTGCTGGTTTCATGGGCTCTGAGTAACATTTACTTTGTGTCtgctgggaaaagaaataaaataaaacccctaAAATCCTTTTATGGAGTTATCTGGCTCAGGACTACAATCAAGTTTAAACTACTGCCTAACATTAAAACCAGAATTCTGTGTGATGAGGATAGTGTGCACAGTGCAGCCTGAGGTACCTGATCCTGTTTCTGTAGCTGGTAGCAAGGTGGTTTGTGAACAGCAAAGCCACGTTTACACCACGGTGCCTGGACAGGGTTACCTGTTACAGGAGCAGCCAGGTCCTGGTTGTTGCTTACTGTGTTTGTATGGTTTTCATACTTGCATTGAGCAAGGACTGGATGTAATTGCCTCACCAGCCTGGGCACACTGCTCTGTCATCATGGACTTTCTTTCAAAACACCTCAGAAGAGCTTTTAACAGCTAAACTGACAGTAAAGACAAATTCCCAGACAGTTGGGGTTGTACAGTGAGATCTCAGAgtacagctttcctgggcaagCTGAAGGCAGGGCTTGAAAAGGAGCCAAAGGGGAGTGATGACAAACTGCTTCCAGAGGTGCTTTCAAGTTCACGCCAGCAAACACCTCCTTCTTTTTCAGTGGAACTTCCCTCTATTGATGCAAGCATGGAAACTGGGGCCTGCCCTGGCTACTGGGAACGTGGTTGTGATGAAGGTGGCAGAGCAGACCCCCCTGAGTGCTCTCTACGTGGCTAACCTGATTAAAGAGGTGAGCCAGCAGGCTGGTGGGTTTCCAGCcactgtggctgctggggaTGTGAGCTGCAAGGGGCTTGTGACAGGAACAGAGAAGGGCTGTCTGAccccaggaaaggctggattgTCTTGGCTATCTTAGTGTTTgatttagcaaaaaaacccttttcaaTGTGTATGCAGAGGATGTAAATCTTGATTAGGGAAGGACTCTGAGGTTcaattaaacagcaaaattagAAAGCCGACTTACAGATCTCCAAGCTATGCTCAGGATGTGGGTAGGGAGAGGAGTTGTCCGGGTTCTTGCCAACTGAACATTGAAACTAAAGACTTGGGGAAATTAAAGGAAAGTAGGGAGTGCTACTGAAGTGCTACTAACAGATGAGAGAGGGTGAAATCCTTGATCTGTAAAAAGAATAACATTGCTCTCTCCTGCTGGGACCCACCAGGCTGGATTCCCGCCAGGCGTGGTGAACATCGTCCCTGGCTACGGGCCCACAGCAGGGGCTGCCATCTCCTCCCACATGGACATCGATAAAGTGGCCTTCACCGGCTCCACGGAGGTGAGGGGGGTACCCTAACCTTTCAGCCTGTGGGTACAGGGAGTGTCTCACTGCTGGAATACCTTTTCTGTACCCACCACTGGAGGTGCTTTGCCTTctacacttgttttttttaaaacccacgggtaacatttgtttttactttatgTAAGAACTTTTTAGGTGCCTTCTTTAGAGTAACCTGTTGTTTCCTTTGAGCTCCTTCTTACTGCAGAGGTGAAGCTCTGGTCAGAGTTCATTTGTTCTCTTAAAGCCCTGACAATGAAGGGATTATTATTAAGCTGCTGACTGAGGCCTGAAAGCAGCAGCGTCTCTGACAGATGGTGCTGTGTATGGGAGTTAATTCCTAATTCCTGTTCTTCTCCCGAGGCAGGTTGGGCATCTGATCcagaaggctgcagcagagagtAACCTGAAGAGGGTGACACTGGAGCTGGGAGGAAAGAGTCCCAACATCGTTATGTCTGATGCTGACAGTAAGGACCTGCTGGCATAATATCTGACCTGTACCTGACCCCTGGGTccctgtgggcagagctggaggggcaGGAACCCTCCCGTGGAGTGTGAGCCgccagctccaccagctcctggctgctctgcctgggggAGGCTTCGTGTCTCCTGCTGTCGCTGCTGGGTCGGTTATCAGCACTTCTCCACTCCCACCATCTTTCCCAGCGCTGTGGAGAAGCCCATTTATCAACATTTATCAACAGAGATGAGAATTGTTCCAGTTCAGCCTCAGTCCTCTTTGTGTTgccatttctttctctcagtGCACACCACCCTCTAGGTTTTAGGAAGATCTGGTTCTCTTTGTCTCTTGCATATAGGCTCATTTTTGGTCTTGATGAGGCAAACGCACTGGCTTTTATgtggcaggaaggagggaaatgCTTCTAGATCTAAAATAACATGTCCTCAATACATAGTAATTTCAAATGAGAACTGTAATCTGCCTCAgattagatttttcttttttctctagtATGTTTTAATAGACCCTCATACTGATTAAATCTGTATGTAACTTCTGAAGTGTGGAAGATGCCTGTCAGAAGGACCTTGTGTCACTGATAATTGCATGATAATTGTTCAAAAGGAGTCACTTACCAGCTCTGGTTGTCctgtttgcttatttgttttctctgttctccCCAATCTCAGTGGACTGGGCTGTGGATCAAGCCCATCTCGCCCTCTTCTTCAACCaagggcagtgctgctgtgctggctcccGGACGTATGTGCAGGAAGATATTTATCAGGAGTTTGTGGAAAGGAGTGTGGAGAAGGCCAAGTCCAGGGTGGTTGGAAACCCGTTTGACTTTAAAACTGAACAGGGGCCTCAGGTAAGAGCAGGAATTGTCCTGAACTGTCATCTCCTGAAATAATCCAACCTTGAGTCACTGTAGATTAGAATGAAAGGTGCACTTTGCTCTCTTGATTCATCTCCTTTGGAGAGGCCCAGTGCCTCCTTGCTTGTACAGGAGGGAGAAGTTAATTAACCATTCTGATTATTCCAAAACCTCCCCTTGATGctggcatttaaaaatcatCATCTCCCTCGAAGCCAGCTTGGCAGGCTGTTGAAATGAGAGACCGTCAGAGCACCATGGTGTGCACAGCAGAGTGCGGCTGAATCCCTTTTCATCCCCAGTGGAGGAGAAGCTGATCTATCTGTCCTTGTGGCTCCTAGGTTGATGAGGAGCAGTTTAAGAAGATCCTGGGTTACATTAGCACTGGGAAGCGTGAAGGAGCCAAGCTGATGTGTGGTGGCAACCCTGCTGCAGACAGAGGCTACTTCATCCAGCCGACTGTCTTTGGTGATGTGCAGGACAGCATGACCATTGCCAGGGAGGAGGTGAGACCTGCAGCCCCTTTCTGTCCATCTCACTTCTTTGTCATTCTGCCCCCTCTGATGCAAAACTGTGAAGCTTGATGCTTCGTGGGTAGTTGCCACATTAAACTGCCCCCCTGATTACCCCCTGGGTGCTTCATAATACGGGAAGTGATTCTGGGAATTTGATGGCCTCTGTGACTGCTGCCATAGACACATAACCCCAGCATCAACCACAGCCTCCCTCGTGACGAATTCACAGGGATTTTCACATGCTCTGTTTGGATTTTGCAGATATTTGGCCCAGTCATGCAGATTCTGAAATTCAAAACAATTGAGGAAGTCATTGAGAGAGCAAATTGCTCCAAGTATGGCCTGGCAGCCGCAGTCTTCACCAAGGATCTTGACAAAGCACACTATGTGTCACAGAGCCTGCGTGCTGGAACAGTTTGGTGAGCCTTGACACTTGCTTCTCCCTCAACTGCTGGAAGCTTCCTTGGGTGCTGCCATGTCTCACTAAGCTTGCTGCTTAATAGCCTGTCTGTGCTTTGGATCCAATGTTATGTGCATTTTGCTGGATGTAACGTCAGACCTTCAGTTGTAACGCTAAATGTTGGTTAAATTTAGGCATATTGAGCTGCTGTGATCCCTCTGTGGATTAGTGGACAGGATGGGGGAAAAGAaatccagcactgcagctgcagtgacAGGAACTGCCTCAGGGCTGTGAGTGCCAGCAGCCATCAGATCCCTCAGCACCTCTGAGCAGCCTTGGCTGCTGCGGTGGATGTTCCTCTGGGTTCTGAGGCTGTGCTGAAAACTCTGCCAAAGTCAGGGCTTCAACACCAGCTTACTGTTCTAGCACGAGAGATTTGGAGATCCAGTATCtgactatttttattttcttttccctaatGGTACTGAGTGAACAAGTAGGTGTTTCTGGTGTCTGTCCTCTGAAAGTGGCAGCCTGGACGCTTGGTTCTGTGGTAATGAGAGACGTGAATTGATGTCGTGATGTTCTGTTTCCTGGTTGATGAGGATAAAGTCCCAGTAGTGATTAATTCTGTTGGCTGAGAGAACTGACCGATGCAGAAATCCTGCCTAGGAATTCAAGGAATTCAGCCATCTCTGTTGTAAGCAGCAGATGTGTCCATTGGCTGTGAGAGGGCTCTTTGGGTACGTGGTTCTGAAACTGCAGGTGCTTCactcttgttttccatttcagggTGAACTGCTACAACGTGTTTGGTGCACAAGCCCCATTTGGTGGCTACAAAGCTTCTGGGAATGGGCGGGAGCTGGGAGAATATGGTCTGGAAGCCTATGTGGAGGTGAAAAATGTGAGTGTCCTTGTATCCAAGGTCTTTCCAACCCTCTGCTGTAGCTCTACATGGTATTTGTGCCCTTTAGCTGTTTCTCACTGTAAAGAACATGAGTGTGGGGACTTCTCTGTGAGTTTATTTTGTGGAGAACAGGTGCAGGAGCTCTGGGTGAGAAGAAACAAGGTGCCAGCTCACACCACTCAAAGAGCATCTCTGGAGATatgcttctccctctcctcctcaaGCCTTGCAGATAGGTCCCCAGTCCAAGGTGATCCCAGTCAGCGACGGCTGACTGGGTTATTCTGGCCACTCCTAATTCTCttctgcaggatgctgctgcctccctgccttcAAGTGAACAGAACTGTGCCCTGTCTCTAGGAAAGTAACTtgtgacttttatttttttcctaggtgACAATCAAAATTCCACAGAAGAACTCCTAAAGGATGGCAGCCTCCCTGCACCTCTGCAGCT
The sequence above is a segment of the Apus apus isolate bApuApu2 chromosome 16, bApuApu2.pri.cur, whole genome shotgun sequence genome. Coding sequences within it:
- the ALDH2 gene encoding aldehyde dehydrogenase, mitochondrial, with the protein product MLRAALLASRLCRGPARLGSPFSAAAASPIPAPNSRPEIAYNKIFINNEWHDAVSKKTFPTINPATGEVICQVAEGDKADVEKAVQAAKAAFQLGSPWRRMDASHRGKLLNRLADLIERDRAYLAALETLDNGKPYSIAYLVDLDMVVKCLRYYAGWSDKFHGKTIPLDGDFFCYTRHEPVGVCGQIIPWNFPLLMQAWKLGPALATGNVVVMKVAEQTPLSALYVANLIKEAGFPPGVVNIVPGYGPTAGAAISSHMDIDKVAFTGSTEVGHLIQKAAAESNLKRVTLELGGKSPNIVMSDADMDWAVDQAHLALFFNQGQCCCAGSRTYVQEDIYQEFVERSVEKAKSRVVGNPFDFKTEQGPQVDEEQFKKILGYISTGKREGAKLMCGGNPAADRGYFIQPTVFGDVQDSMTIAREEIFGPVMQILKFKTIEEVIERANCSKYGLAAAVFTKDLDKAHYVSQSLRAGTVWVNCYNVFGAQAPFGGYKASGNGRELGEYGLEAYVEVKNVTIKIPQKNS